From the genome of Halictus rubicundus isolate RS-2024b chromosome 2, iyHalRubi1_principal, whole genome shotgun sequence, one region includes:
- the LOC143365609 gene encoding uncharacterized protein LOC143365609 isoform X1: MSGDVQARKRKEKRRKKDEEDGATVAPTIGTPTENLSDNITIHIYKESITGGHWCARIIFFVILAALVGLVGVIIFEHRGTTDIDTPLESSRWAFIFDGWVDDSLSLHDESHDEEEQEESTEIEKDEVEDEHDETLESTEAETSKEEEEEEEAQDGDDDEEVEEEEQQSEEENQIEEENEEDDTEIQEGSEEETNKYEEEEEEATENESDEEQSRGSLDKEEYISTELDEQTEYEDENLRKDTEEDENISPQNFYDTDVLEEIYDASKEEDSKENILYESDSPFEEVISPLASEDVFERFVDIPGINDINDDNIEPLEEVESIEPEEYISDVDKKPEKEDDEEIEEEEEEESINVAMKFGVGVALVIAAHFVLVKRWNNEVALVQIEPQVVSSEKQNREEKILAEKQKMSEIAVSKQQVSKQENKKTEKGKEEDEEEEEEDDLEMEEEEEDEVDEEEEVEDEEEEEEEESDNEEENDSEHEEELRTERKNRKQKKESEEEEDEEEDQEESEIENFDDSELIAKLEAKYGKLQIVPKNEEDSDEEKVAPSKNVTKRKRN; the protein is encoded by the exons ATGTCTGGGGATGTACAAGCAAGAAAACGGAAAGAGAAGAGACGTAAAAAGG ATGAGGAAGATGGTGCTACAGTTGCACCTACTATTGGAACTCCTACAGAAAATTTATCAGACAACATCACTATTCATATTTATAAAGAAAGTATCACAGGTGGACATTGGTGTGCACGAATTATATTCTTTGTTATATTAGCTGCTCTTGTTGGCTTAGTTGGTGTAATTATTTTTGAGCACAGGGGAACCACAGATA TTGATACACCATTAGAGTCATCACGTTGGGCTTTCATTTTTGATGGGTGGGTAGACGATTCGCTATCCTTACATGACGAATCACACGATGAAGAAGAGCAAGAAGAAAGTACAGAAATTGAGAAAGATGAAGTAGAGGACGAACACGACGAGACTTTAGAGTCCACAGAAGCAGAGACTTctaaagaagaggaagaagaagaggaggcacaagatggtgatgatgatgaagaAGTGGAGGAAGAAGAACAACAAAGTGAGGAAGAGAACCAAATTGAggaagaaaatgaagaagacGATACAGAAATTCAAGAAGGAAGTGAagaagaaacaaataaatatgaagaagaagaggaagaggcaACTGAAAATGAATCAGATGAAGAACAAAGTAGAGGTTCTCTGGATAAAGAAG AATATATTAGCACAGAATTAGATGAGCAAACAGAATATGAAGACGAAAACCTTAGAAAAGATACTgaagaagatgaaaatattaGTCCACAGAATTTTTACGATACTGATGTATTAGAAGAGATTTATGATGCTAGTAAAGAAGAAGAcagtaaagaaaatatattatatgAATCAGACAGTCCATTTGAAGAAGTTATAAGTCCCCTCGCAAGTGAGGATGTGTTTGAAAGATTTGTAGACATTCCTGGTATTAATGATATTAATGACGACAATATTGAACCCTTAGAAGAG GTAGAAAGTATAGAGCCTGAAGAATATATTAGTGATGTAGATAAAAAGCCAGAAAAAGAAGATGACGAAGaaattgaagaagaagaagaagaagaatccaTTAATG TGGCGATGAAGTTTGGAGTTGGTGTGGCACTTGTTATTGCTGCACATTTTGTCCTTGTGAAACGGTGGAACAATG AAGTTGCGTTAGTTCAAATTGAACCTCAAGTAGTTTCGTCTGAGAAACAGAACAGAGAAGAGAAAATACTTGCAGAGAAGCAAAAAATGTCAGAAATAGCAGTTTCTAAACAACAAGTGTCtaaacaagaaaataaaaagactgagaaaggaaaagaagaagatgaggaggaagaagaggaagatgaTTTGGAgatggaagaagaagaggaggatgaagtagatgaagaagaggaagtagaagatgaagaggaagaagaagaagaagaaagtgataatgaagaagaaaatgatTCTGAACATGAAGAAGAATTAAGAACTGAACGAAAGaatagaaaacaaaagaaagaatcagaagaagaagaagacgaagaagaggacCAAGAAGAAAGTGAGATTGAAAATTTTGATGACTCAGAACTGATTGCTAAACTTGAAGCTAAATACGGAAAATTACAAATTGTACCAAAAAACGAAGAAGATTCCGATGAAGAGAAAGTAGCGCCGAGTAAAAACGTAACGAAAAGGAAACGTAACTAA
- the LOC143365609 gene encoding uncharacterized protein LOC143365609 isoform X2: MSGDVQARKRKEKRRKKDEEDGATVAPTIGTPTENLSDNITIHIYKESITGGHWCARIIFFVILAALVGLVGVIIFEHRGTTDIDTPLESSRWAFIFDGWVDDSLSLHDESHDEEEQEESTEIEKDEVEDEHDETLESTEAETSKEEEEEEEAQDGDDDEEVEEEEQQSEEENQIEEENEEDDTEIQEGSEEETNKYEEEEEEATENESDEEQSRGSLDKEELDEQTEYEDENLRKDTEEDENISPQNFYDTDVLEEIYDASKEEDSKENILYESDSPFEEVISPLASEDVFERFVDIPGINDINDDNIEPLEEVESIEPEEYISDVDKKPEKEDDEEIEEEEEEESINVAMKFGVGVALVIAAHFVLVKRWNNEVALVQIEPQVVSSEKQNREEKILAEKQKMSEIAVSKQQVSKQENKKTEKGKEEDEEEEEEDDLEMEEEEEDEVDEEEEVEDEEEEEEEESDNEEENDSEHEEELRTERKNRKQKKESEEEEDEEEDQEESEIENFDDSELIAKLEAKYGKLQIVPKNEEDSDEEKVAPSKNVTKRKRN; the protein is encoded by the exons ATGTCTGGGGATGTACAAGCAAGAAAACGGAAAGAGAAGAGACGTAAAAAGG ATGAGGAAGATGGTGCTACAGTTGCACCTACTATTGGAACTCCTACAGAAAATTTATCAGACAACATCACTATTCATATTTATAAAGAAAGTATCACAGGTGGACATTGGTGTGCACGAATTATATTCTTTGTTATATTAGCTGCTCTTGTTGGCTTAGTTGGTGTAATTATTTTTGAGCACAGGGGAACCACAGATA TTGATACACCATTAGAGTCATCACGTTGGGCTTTCATTTTTGATGGGTGGGTAGACGATTCGCTATCCTTACATGACGAATCACACGATGAAGAAGAGCAAGAAGAAAGTACAGAAATTGAGAAAGATGAAGTAGAGGACGAACACGACGAGACTTTAGAGTCCACAGAAGCAGAGACTTctaaagaagaggaagaagaagaggaggcacaagatggtgatgatgatgaagaAGTGGAGGAAGAAGAACAACAAAGTGAGGAAGAGAACCAAATTGAggaagaaaatgaagaagacGATACAGAAATTCAAGAAGGAAGTGAagaagaaacaaataaatatgaagaagaagaggaagaggcaACTGAAAATGAATCAGATGAAGAACAAAGTAGAGGTTCTCTGGATAAAGAAG AATTAGATGAGCAAACAGAATATGAAGACGAAAACCTTAGAAAAGATACTgaagaagatgaaaatattaGTCCACAGAATTTTTACGATACTGATGTATTAGAAGAGATTTATGATGCTAGTAAAGAAGAAGAcagtaaagaaaatatattatatgAATCAGACAGTCCATTTGAAGAAGTTATAAGTCCCCTCGCAAGTGAGGATGTGTTTGAAAGATTTGTAGACATTCCTGGTATTAATGATATTAATGACGACAATATTGAACCCTTAGAAGAG GTAGAAAGTATAGAGCCTGAAGAATATATTAGTGATGTAGATAAAAAGCCAGAAAAAGAAGATGACGAAGaaattgaagaagaagaagaagaagaatccaTTAATG TGGCGATGAAGTTTGGAGTTGGTGTGGCACTTGTTATTGCTGCACATTTTGTCCTTGTGAAACGGTGGAACAATG AAGTTGCGTTAGTTCAAATTGAACCTCAAGTAGTTTCGTCTGAGAAACAGAACAGAGAAGAGAAAATACTTGCAGAGAAGCAAAAAATGTCAGAAATAGCAGTTTCTAAACAACAAGTGTCtaaacaagaaaataaaaagactgagaaaggaaaagaagaagatgaggaggaagaagaggaagatgaTTTGGAgatggaagaagaagaggaggatgaagtagatgaagaagaggaagtagaagatgaagaggaagaagaagaagaagaaagtgataatgaagaagaaaatgatTCTGAACATGAAGAAGAATTAAGAACTGAACGAAAGaatagaaaacaaaagaaagaatcagaagaagaagaagacgaagaagaggacCAAGAAGAAAGTGAGATTGAAAATTTTGATGACTCAGAACTGATTGCTAAACTTGAAGCTAAATACGGAAAATTACAAATTGTACCAAAAAACGAAGAAGATTCCGATGAAGAGAAAGTAGCGCCGAGTAAAAACGTAACGAAAAGGAAACGTAACTAA